The sequence ATTCATTCGCTTGTACAGGTAGGCACAAGTAGTTTCTGTATTCGCTTCATTAATTTTCCAGAATCCAACTCTATCTGCGCCAATTGCATTAGCGTCCGATTCCAATATTTTCCGGATTGAAATATCAAAATTATTTTCATCTAACTTGGCAAGTTTTAGTAATGCCGCTTGTTGCCTAAAAATTTGTTCTGTTTTTTTCCTGGCTTTTTCTTCCTGAATTTTCCTTGAACTTATATCAGTATGGGTTCCAACCATTCTTGCTGGTTTACCATCTGCTGACCAGGAAATAACTTTTCCTCTGTCAAGTATCCAAATATAATTTCCATTTTTGCATTTAACTCTATGCTCACTTTCATAAACCTGGGATTCACCATTAAAAAGTCTGTAAACTTCACTTTGTACATAATCAATATCTTCTGGATGGGTGCGTTCTTTCCAATCATTTAAGTCATCAACAATGTCCTCGGGATTGTAGCCATGCATTTCTTTCCATCGCCTGGAATAATAAAATTTATTCTTTTCTATATCCCAATCCCATACACCATCCCCGCTGCCTTCAAGGGCAAACTGCCATCTCTGCTCACTTTCACGTAGTGCTTCTTCAGCTTTACGCTGTTCAGTATTATCTCGTTGTGTCCCCCATACTCTAATAAGTCTATTATTTTCTATTATTCCAATTGTATTATTTAAAAAGTAAAGGGTCTTTCCATCTTTACTTTTTTCAACTGTTATTGCATTTTCCAATTTAAAATTATTACGAACCCAGGAAAGCAGAGAATTTTTTTGTTCTTCAAATGTGCCACACCAAAAATCTGATAATTTATGTCCTATTACTTCCCGGATATTGTTATAACCATACATTCTGGCAAATGCATCATTACATTCAACCAGGTAAGCATGATTAATAAAAAATTCTGCCTGCTCTTTTTCAGAAAGTTCTAAAAACATTGGGATATCAAGCTCCATACAAGAAATTCCTTCCGCCGTTTGCCCGATGAATGCTTTGTATCTTTCTTCGCTTTCTAAAATTTTCTTTTCAGATTCTTTCCGCTCAGTTACATTTCTTGATGTGACTAAAATTCCATTTATTTCGGAATTATCAAGAAGATTCTTCGCAACGGATTCCATAAAAATGTAATTGCCATTAGCATGTTTAATTCTAAACTCAGTTGGTATTCCGTTATTGTTATTTTCCCTTACCTCCATCAAATCAGAACTAACTGAAGGTATATCGTCAGGATGAATAAAATCAAAACAGTTTTTACCGATCATATATCCGGGATCATAACCTAAAATTTTACTTACAGAAGGGCTTTCATAAATTATAGTGCCATTTGTATCAAGGAGATTTATTAAATCCGAAAGACCTTGAATCATTGATCGGAATCGTTCTTCACTTTTAGCAAGAATTTCTTCAGTTCGTTTTCTTTCTGTTATATTTCTAAAGATGGTAAGCATCAATGGGCGCTCCCCTGTCATTTCGAAATACGCTTCAGAAAGTTCAAACCAGATTTGCTTATTATTCCACAGTTTAACTTGTCGTTCAAGCGTTCTTTCTAATCTTTGTTTAAATCGAGTTTGATATTTTTGTACAACGTTAGCAGTAATTTGTGATAAAAGAATTACAGAAAAAGGATTTCCAATTAACTCGTTCCTCGTTTTTTCCACCATTTTACAGTAAGCATCATTAACTTCTATTATAATTCCGTTCTCATCGGTAAGCCTCATACCATCAGATGAATGCTCCCATACTAATCTGAACTGAAGTGCCGATTTTTGCATAGCCTCTTCGGTTTTTTTATTTTCAGTAATGTCTATTGATACGCCAAGAATAGCCAAATCAGTTGTTCCATTAAAAGCAAAAGGGATTTTTGTGGTTTGCAGTGTTCTTAAATTGCCGGTCGAATCAGTAATTGTTTCTTCAGGAATTAATTTGGGCAAACCGCTTTTTATAACTTCAAGGTCATCTCCACGGAAATGATTTACTTCTTCAACACTTGGGTCAAAATCTGCGTCAGTTTTACCAAGCAATTCTTCTACTGAAGTTCCATATGCTTCTGCTACAGCTTTGTTTACTAAAATGAATTGTCCTTTTTCATTCTTTGCAAAAATGAAATGCGGTACTAAATCAATTACTTGTCTTAATCTGCTTTCACTAAGCTTTAAGGATTCTTCAACTTTTTTCCGTTCAGAAATGTCAATAATAATTCCGCGTAAACCTATCCGCTTATTTTTATTAATAACTGCATTTGAATGAATAATTGCCGAGAAAGTTGTTCCATCTTTTTTCTTTAGAATATATTCAGTCACTCCAATCTCTTCACCAGTTATAATTTTTTTTATATTTTCTTTTGCTCTTGCCAAATCCTGCGGAACAACAAAATCAAAAATGTATAAACCTTTTTCAAAATCTTCCGGATTGTGTTTAAATTGATCGAAAGCGCTTTTATTCACAAAGGTTAGCTTACCTTTTATGTCTGTTTCAAAAACTACTGGTGGAAGCATATCGGCAAGTAATCTGAATTTACTTTCGCCTTCCTTTAATGCCTGTTCAGAAAGCTTCTGTTGGGTAATATCTCTTGTTACTGATGCCAGTCTAATTCCTTTTTCAGTTTTAATTGGAAAAACAGTTTGCTGCGAAAATACTTGTTCACCATTTGGTTTCTGAACTTCCGCTTCAAGTGTCTTGTAAAAAAAATCTGCTTCATGTTTTTCCAAGGCTGAATTCAGGACAGTTTTAAGATATTCATTATTTTGAGGTGACTTTTTATTTTCTGGTAACATTGAAAACTGCACATCATTATAAAATTTACCGAGAGCTTCTTCCCTTGGAATTCCTGATATGGCTGCATGAGCTTTATTCCATTCAATTATTTTCCCTTCTTCATCAAGTAAAACAAAACCATCTGTGGCTTGCTCAATAAATGCTCTGTATTTCTGTTCGCTTTCTTTTAAAGCATCTTCAGAATTTTTTCGTTTGGTAATATCGCGCCCAACTGCCTGATATTGAAAACTGCCATTAAATTGAATGGGGCAATAAGTCCATTCGTGCCATTTAATTTCTCCATTACTCAATTTTACTCTAAATTCAACCTGGTAGGTTTTTCTTTCGGATTGTAGAATATTGGATAAAACTATTATTTTCTTTCTGTCCGGTTTGTATATAAAATTAATAAAGTTTTTGTTAAGCAGTTCTTGTTTTATTTTCCCAAAGTAAATACAGCAAGATTTATTAACGTACGTTAGAACTCCATCTGGTTTAAATTTGCAGATCATAGCAGGAATTTCATCAATAAGCAATTCTTCATACTTCTCAATTCCCTTAAGAGCATCAAGTTCCTTAATTAACTGTTCCTTTGTTTTTCTACTATCTTTCATAAATCTCCTAAATCAAAAAGCTGTTCTGCTTATCTAATTGTTTATCAATTTTGATTTGTAATTTTGGCAGAGTAAAATAGAATTTACTTCCGGATTGTACTTTACTTTCCACCCAAATTTTTCCGCCGTGTTTCTTTACTATTTCTTTACAGATTATCAAACCTAACCCGGTTCCTTCTTCGTTGGCGGTTCCGCGTGTTGTATAATGTTTTTCGATTTTAAATAAATTTTTAATGTTTTCTTCTTCAAGCCCAACACCATTATCTTCTATGCAAATCTCTACTTCTGTTGTTTTTTCTATTGCAGATATATTTATCAAGCCGCCTTCGTTTGTAAATTTAATGGCATTAGAAAGTAAATTTTCCAGGATTGATTGCAGCATGTTTTCATCGGTATAAACTTTCAGCTTATCAGCAACCATATTTTTTATTTGAATGTTTTTATTTGCGGCATTAGCAAATAGAAGGTTTATAGATTGAATTAAGTTTTCATACAAACTAATAGATTCTGGTTTGAATTCAATTCGGTTGGTATGCAGCCTTGACCAGCTAAGCAAATTCTCTACTAATTTGTAAATGCTGTTTGTTATACGATGGATGTCCCCGACAAATTTTCGAATTTCAGAACTATCAAGTGTGTCAAATTCCAGAAGTAAAATATTTGCAAAACCGAGTAAACCAAGGAATGGGCTTTTCAAATCATGTGCAACAATAGAAAAGAATTTATCTTTGGAAGCATTTAGCACTTTAAGTTCTTCCGCATATCTTTTAAGCCGTTGCTCAGATTGTTTGCGTTCTGTAATATCGCGGGCGATAAAAACCATTC comes from Ignavibacteriales bacterium and encodes:
- a CDS encoding PAS domain S-box protein; its protein translation is MKDSRKTKEQLIKELDALKGIEKYEELLIDEIPAMICKFKPDGVLTYVNKSCCIYFGKIKQELLNKNFINFIYKPDRKKIIVLSNILQSERKTYQVEFRVKLSNGEIKWHEWTYCPIQFNGSFQYQAVGRDITKRKNSEDALKESEQKYRAFIEQATDGFVLLDEEGKIIEWNKAHAAISGIPREEALGKFYNDVQFSMLPENKKSPQNNEYLKTVLNSALEKHEADFFYKTLEAEVQKPNGEQVFSQQTVFPIKTEKGIRLASVTRDITQQKLSEQALKEGESKFRLLADMLPPVVFETDIKGKLTFVNKSAFDQFKHNPEDFEKGLYIFDFVVPQDLARAKENIKKIITGEEIGVTEYILKKKDGTTFSAIIHSNAVINKNKRIGLRGIIIDISERKKVEESLKLSESRLRQVIDLVPHFIFAKNEKGQFILVNKAVAEAYGTSVEELLGKTDADFDPSVEEVNHFRGDDLEVIKSGLPKLIPEETITDSTGNLRTLQTTKIPFAFNGTTDLAILGVSIDITENKKTEEAMQKSALQFRLVWEHSSDGMRLTDENGIIIEVNDAYCKMVEKTRNELIGNPFSVILLSQITANVVQKYQTRFKQRLERTLERQVKLWNNKQIWFELSEAYFEMTGERPLMLTIFRNITERKRTEEILAKSEERFRSMIQGLSDLINLLDTNGTIIYESPSVSKILGYDPGYMIGKNCFDFIHPDDIPSVSSDLMEVRENNNNGIPTEFRIKHANGNYIFMESVAKNLLDNSEINGILVTSRNVTERKESEKKILESEERYKAFIGQTAEGISCMELDIPMFLELSEKEQAEFFINHAYLVECNDAFARMYGYNNIREVIGHKLSDFWCGTFEEQKNSLLSWVRNNFKLENAITVEKSKDGKTLYFLNNTIGIIENNRLIRVWGTQRDNTEQRKAEEALRESEQRWQFALEGSGDGVWDWDIEKNKFYYSRRWKEMHGYNPEDIVDDLNDWKERTHPEDIDYVQSEVYRLFNGESQVYESEHRVKCKNGNYIWILDRGKVISWSADGKPARMVGTHTDISSRKIQEEKARKKTEQIFRQQAALLKLAKLDENNFDISIRKILESDANAIGADRVGFWKINEANTETTCAYLYKRMNDSFEKSANLKLSNLYRYIKLLNEFGFVTISDVNNDERALDILEQYLKPNKITSMFTIPVWVEGKIIGFINHEHIGHNREWSIDEQEFGNSIADLITLSFITAERAKAEKEILKLSRAIDQSPASVILTDLAGRIEYVNPKFTQVTGYTPEEVIGQNPRILKTGEMSSENYKELWETISMGKEWRGEFLNKKKNEELFWESASISPIKNGKGEVINYLAVKEDITDKKMMDIELKQALDRAEESSKLKSSLLANMSHELRTPMNGILGFAQLLAEEITEPFQKQMVQKIQHSSKRLMMTLNTILDLSELESNEFLLTFNEVKIGALLFNILKEYEEKAKQKGLYFEYERPENDISALVDETVLNKIIINLVDNAIKFTVKGGIKIKLENEDRGEDGFIAKVQIIDSGIGIADKDKELIFHEFRQASEGLSRSYEGSGLGLTLARKMARLINGDINVDSQLGVGSTFTLTIPGVLGEVLNPELNAPPEIVFKENKNVSFDILPEVLLVEDNIINKEVVEVFLRGICKVDHAIDGLGAIKMAFQKEYAIVLMDINLGTGMNGVDVFKELKKIKGYEKVPIVAITGYAMSGDKEKFISQGMTNYLAKPFDKELLIKVIFEILANK